The sequence below is a genomic window from Schistocerca gregaria isolate iqSchGreg1 unplaced genomic scaffold, iqSchGreg1.2 ptg001517l, whole genome shotgun sequence.
ATGGACATAATAGATAAGTTTGTCTTGTGTGTACATCTTCTTACCCAAAAAGCGACGGCCAAGAACTTCACATGAATGACAATTGTGTAGATGTATGCAAATATCATTGTTAAATGTGTAGTTCATGATAGAGAGGGTGGTTGCATGGGAAGTGGTAAAACTGGGTCTCATTTGAAAGTTGGCGCAACATGAATTTACTAcatttataataattttgttgGTGTAACTATTTAAGAATTTGGAATAGAAGAGGGGTGGTTGAGAAGTGGTACCCGCGGATAATGGATATGCATACAGTAATATATGTATGAAGGTTGAAGATAGACAACATACCGGAAATGGAGTCGCTGGCGGTTTTGATTTTGAAGGGAGAAAGAGAAATGTGCACATAACATTTGCCGAGAGACGAGGTACCGATATCAAAGTGCGAGCGTTTTAGAGGTTGGTAAGGGAAACGTAAAGGAAGGATACGCATAGGTTTTTTTAGAGGTGCATTTATGACGACATCCGTTCTGGTAGCTGATGGGTGCTAGAAATTGACAAAATGGGACGTAGTTGCACGATGCTAACAACAGAGTACTCAGTAACGGTATTTTAGAGTTGAAGATATGAGATTGTGTTTTCACGATTCTTCGAATATTCTGTAGTACGCATTTGTGTATACTCGATAGTAAGAATGTTAGAAAGAGCAAGATTTTGTAATTGTGGAGTGTTGAAGGAGGGGAAAGGGTAAGTGGTGCACATTTAAGTGATCAAAGAAGTGGTTGGCTGAGATTTGTCTATTGTATATAGATTTTGTGgaaataaaaaattggaaacagTTTTTTGGTTTTGAAATGGCTATCAATTATTTTCAGATCAAGCGAATTCTGGGAGTCAGTCTACGCGATGATGAACGAGGATATATTCTATTTTGAAGGTGATAAGCAGCCTATGAGCGATTCTTTGACGCTCACTGGAGCGGAAGGCGCAAATTATATTCAGGTTTCTTCATCTGCCAAGCCGCTGTTATTTGACATCTCTTGGGAGGTGTGCAGGTTCGTACATACCTGTGATCTCGGAATGACATTTGCAACGCGTATACTTTTCTTGTTTTTCGTTGCTTCTAATTCAATGATGCACGAGATACAAAGAGAGAGGACGTGCATGTAGGGTTGtaccactatttttttaaaattcttgacAAACGAATAAATTGTGTTGGCGTGTACAGAAAGGTAGGCGGCATATACACGGTGATTACGTCCAAGGCGCAGATCACGGTAAGCGAGTGGGGAGACAGGTACTTGTTCACTTGATGGAGAAATAGGATGTGAGGTAAGAGGGCTTAATCTTGATTTTTAAGATATGGTTTGATAGGTCCTTATTCTGAGCAGGCATCCCACGAATTTGAAGAGATACCGCCGTCGACGCTGTCGACAGATTTGATAGAGTGTCTGAAGAGGAAGCATGGAATTAGGGTGTATTTCGGCCGTTGGTTGGTCAAGGGGTATCCTAGAGTTTTTTTGATAGACATTAATTCATCGATGGATAAGCTGGATTACTGGCGTTCTAAGCTGATGGGGTCGTTTTCTGTGAATGAGGACGGCGAGACGAACGAGGCAATTGTGTTTGGCAACCAAGTAGCTATTTTTTTTCATGAGTTTGTAAGGCTTGTAGAGAATAGGCCAGTGGTTGCACATTTCCATGAGTGGTTGACAGGAGTAGGGTTGATATGCTTGCGCCAGTTGAACGTGAAAATTGCGATGATATTTACGACTCACGCGACTTTGTTTGGGAGGTATTTGGCGGCAGGCCACGTAGACGTCTATAACGTCATCAATCGGGTGAACCCCGACGAGGAGGCAGGGAGGAGGGGGATATATCACAGGCATTGGATAGAGACGGGTGCGGCACGTGGTGCTGACATATTTACGACTGTGTCTGAGATTACAAATTACGAGGCGCAATACGCGCTTGGCCGAGCGGCGGAAGTGATAACGCCGAATGGTTTGTtgatagagaagtttgtggcgcttcACGAGTTTCAGAACCTGCATCGAAAGAACAAGGAGAGGATTAGCGAGTTTGTGGTTGGTCATTTTTTTGGAAACTTAGATTTTGATATTGACAAGACGTTGTATATGTTTACAGCAGGAAGGCAGGAGTACCACAACAAGGGAGTGGATTTGTTCATTGAGTCGTTGGCCAGGTTGAATTATCTGCTCAAGAAGAATAGCAGGGATATTACAGTCGTGGCGTTTATCATTATGCCTGGGAAAGTAAGCAATTACAATATTGAGTCTATAAAGGGTCAGAGTTTGCTTCGTGAGATAAA
It includes:
- the LOC126332791 gene encoding glycogen [starch] synthase-like; protein product: MMNEDIFYFEGDKQPMSDSLTLTGAEGANYIQVSSSAKPLLFDISWEVCRKVGGIYTVITSKAQITVSEWGDRYGLIGPYSEQASHEFEEIPPSTLSTDLIECLKRKHGIRVYFGRWLVKGYPRVFLIDINSSMDKLDYWRSKLMGSFSVNEDGETNEAIVFGNQVAIFFHEFVRLVENRPVVAHFHEWLTGVGLICLRQLNVKIAMIFTTHATLFGRYLAAGHVDVYNVINRVNPDEEAGRRGIYHRHWIETGAARGADIFTTVSEITNYEAQYALGRAAEVITPNGLLIEKFVALHEFQNLHRKNKERISEFVVGHFFGNLDFDIDKTLYMFTAGRQEYHNKGVDLFIESLARLNYLLKKNSRDITVVAFIIMPGKVSNYNIESIKGQSLLREIKNSCDKISKRIKNRLYNSLIAGEVPDPKVILGQEDMVILKRRVQSVHQTKSLPPIVTHNMESGTDEILENLRRCDLINKHEDRVKVIYHPEFLNLNSPIFPIEYDSFVRGCHLGVFPSYYEPWGYTPAECTVMGVPSISSNLTGFANYMASCGVDVEEHGVYIIDRRERSFDESKEQMVDIMWKFTQLSRRQRIELRNKTEKLSHLLDWKLLGRYYYKARRMALKKVYGVEIPMPSIFSIRRGYEGTGIDDGVVM